In Miniphocaeibacter halophilus, the following proteins share a genomic window:
- a CDS encoding citrate transporter, producing MDIFIGILLLISYFGLIYYAAKGGNLMVGFFIMAVIWIALCMIGGNLKWNPTSLDEASAMRDILQGGPESWGATAVNVIFGSWFGRILIETGIAKKLIRSVTELGGDDPLITTVLLSVVTGIIFTSTFGAGAVVAIGVIVLPILMSLGVPKPVAVTSYLMSVGSGMYINQVLFTQMKGIFGDMNYDSSYFPWAFSAMAVQLVIIAVMLIFNLKTKKKKRRAWAARAVNTVEEDYVPTIAMITPIIPTALAIIWNWSAIPAFIVGSLWGLIFCKRLTGFSQASRTISRTFYDGVIDVASLLGFLFILPMFNKISGVAAPYFEAILGGILPKSTITLALVFAIIAPFGLFRGPLTIFGAGAATVGVLNAIGNFSTPFLFCLMYVPTIAMNLSVCPTQSWNLWALNYSKVSVKDLLKTGFIWAWIIAIINIVLVYFFFG from the coding sequence ATGGATATTTTTATTGGTATTTTATTATTAATATCATACTTTGGACTTATTTATTATGCTGCTAAAGGTGGAAATTTAATGGTTGGTTTTTTCATCATGGCAGTAATATGGATAGCTCTATGTATGATAGGGGGAAACTTAAAGTGGAATCCAACAAGTTTAGATGAAGCTTCAGCTATGCGAGATATACTTCAAGGTGGACCGGAAAGTTGGGGAGCAACAGCTGTAAATGTAATCTTTGGTAGCTGGTTTGGAAGAATTTTAATTGAAACAGGAATTGCAAAAAAACTAATACGTTCTGTTACAGAATTAGGTGGAGATGATCCTTTAATAACAACTGTTTTACTTTCAGTAGTAACTGGAATTATTTTCACATCTACATTTGGAGCAGGTGCAGTTGTAGCTATTGGAGTTATTGTACTTCCAATTCTTATGTCACTAGGAGTTCCAAAACCGGTAGCAGTTACAAGTTATTTAATGAGTGTTGGTAGTGGTATGTACATAAACCAAGTTCTTTTCACACAAATGAAAGGTATATTTGGAGATATGAACTATGACAGTAGTTATTTCCCATGGGCATTTTCTGCAATGGCAGTACAATTGGTAATAATTGCAGTTATGTTGATTTTCAATCTAAAAACCAAGAAGAAAAAAAGAAGAGCTTGGGCAGCAAGAGCTGTTAATACTGTTGAAGAGGATTATGTACCTACAATAGCTATGATAACTCCAATCATACCAACGGCTTTGGCAATAATATGGAATTGGAGTGCCATACCTGCCTTTATTGTAGGTTCACTTTGGGGATTAATATTCTGTAAGAGATTAACTGGATTTAGTCAAGCTTCAAGAACAATATCTAGAACTTTCTATGATGGTGTAATAGATGTTGCAAGTTTATTGGGATTCTTATTTATTCTACCTATGTTTAACAAGATTTCCGGTGTAGCAGCACCTTATTTTGAAGCCATACTAGGTGGAATATTACCAAAATCTACTATAACATTAGCATTAGTATTTGCAATAATAGCACCATTTGGTTTATTTAGAGGTCCTTTAACTATATTTGGTGCAGGAGCAGCAACAGTAGGAGTATTAAATGCAATAGGAAACTTTTCAACTCCATTTTTATTCTGTTTAATGTATGTACCTACAATAGCTATGAATCTATCTGTTTGTCCTACACAGTCATGGAATTTATGGGCGTTAAACTACAGTAAAGTATCTGTAAAGGATTTGTTGAAAACAGGATTTATTTGGGCTTGGATAATAGCTATTATTAATATAGTATTAGTATATTTCTTTTTTGGATAG
- the yiaK gene encoding 3-dehydro-L-gulonate 2-dehydrogenase, with product MFVKFEELKSVIKKALLNAGLSEEQAEICSEVHAQSSRDGVESHGLNRVPRFIDYVNKGWVDLNSEMELVNARGFMEHYDGGLGIGIVNAKKASKRAVELAKEHGLGLVTLSNTTHWMRGGTYAWDTVEDGFIGINWTNTESSMPVWGSKKPTIGNNPICIAVPYKDRPFVLDMAISQYSYGKLEVTRLAGKELPYPGGFDKDGNLTSVPGDIEESLRILPIGYWKGSGFAIALDLMASILSKGRTAADMDREGKGSCTGCSQVFIAIDPYVFSTKEETEKIAEGLINQVKNAERIDPNKEITYPGEGVLARRKKALTEGVHVDDSVWEEVKKL from the coding sequence ATGTTTGTTAAATTTGAAGAATTAAAATCGGTAATAAAAAAAGCTTTATTAAATGCCGGATTAAGTGAAGAACAAGCTGAAATTTGCTCAGAAGTTCATGCACAATCCAGCAGAGATGGAGTAGAATCCCATGGATTAAATAGGGTTCCAAGATTTATTGATTATGTTAATAAAGGTTGGGTCGATTTAAATTCTGAAATGGAACTAGTAAATGCAAGGGGATTTATGGAGCATTATGATGGAGGTTTAGGCATTGGTATTGTAAATGCTAAAAAAGCTTCTAAAAGAGCAGTTGAACTAGCTAAAGAACATGGATTAGGGTTGGTAACTTTAAGTAATACAACTCATTGGATGAGAGGTGGTACATATGCATGGGATACTGTAGAAGATGGTTTTATTGGAATAAATTGGACTAATACAGAATCTTCAATGCCTGTATGGGGAAGTAAAAAACCAACTATTGGAAATAACCCTATTTGTATTGCTGTTCCATATAAGGATAGACCATTTGTTTTAGATATGGCAATAAGTCAATATTCCTATGGAAAATTAGAGGTTACAAGATTAGCAGGTAAAGAACTTCCATATCCAGGTGGTTTTGATAAAGATGGAAACTTAACTTCTGTTCCGGGAGATATAGAAGAATCTTTAAGAATTTTACCAATTGGATATTGGAAAGGCTCAGGTTTTGCTATAGCCTTGGATTTAATGGCTAGTATATTAAGTAAAGGTAGAACAGCGGCCGATATGGATAGAGAAGGTAAGGGTAGTTGTACAGGTTGTTCGCAAGTTTTTATAGCTATTGACCCATATGTTTTTTCTACTAAGGAAGAAACTGAAAAAATAGCTGAAGGATTAATTAATCAAGTGAAAAATGCAGAAAGAATTGATCCAAACAAGGAAATAACATATCCGGGAGAAGGAGTTCTTGCTAGAAGAAAGAAAGCCTTAACCGAAGGAGTTCATGTAGACGATTCAGTTTGGGAAGAGGTTAAAAAACTATAG
- the uxuA gene encoding mannonate dehydratase: MKMTFRWYGKNTDKIPLKYIKQIPNCSGIMGMLDDIPAGEIWTKERIKEYVDYVHEHGLEVEVIESVNVHEDIKLGLPSREKYIENYIETIKNLAEYGIKVIVYNFMPVFDWLRTDLAREIPEDGSNSLYYDEEELKGLTPQKIVENTIKDSKGFTLPGWEPDRLKELDEVLEKYKSVDEKQLLENFKYFLEKIIPVCEEVGIKMAVHPDDPAWPIFGLPRIAHSKEQFEKIMNLVDSPANNICLCTGSLGSNPGNNIPEIVRYFGKKNKIACAHVRNIKFLGYRKFRESAHFSPEGDFDMFEIMKAFYDTNFDGYIRPDHGRMIWDEEGRPGYGLYDRALGLEYLTGLWEAIEKMDKINKNK; this comes from the coding sequence ATGAAAATGACTTTTAGGTGGTATGGAAAAAACACAGACAAAATACCATTAAAGTATATTAAACAAATTCCTAATTGCTCAGGTATTATGGGCATGTTAGATGATATTCCTGCAGGGGAAATATGGACAAAGGAAAGAATAAAAGAATATGTTGACTATGTACATGAACATGGACTAGAAGTAGAGGTAATAGAAAGTGTTAATGTTCATGAGGATATTAAATTAGGACTACCTAGTAGAGAAAAATATATTGAAAATTATATTGAAACAATTAAAAACTTAGCAGAATATGGAATAAAGGTAATAGTTTATAATTTTATGCCTGTATTTGACTGGTTAAGAACGGATTTAGCAAGAGAAATACCAGAGGATGGTTCAAATTCACTATATTATGATGAAGAGGAACTAAAGGGATTAACACCACAAAAAATAGTTGAAAATACTATAAAGGATTCCAAGGGATTTACTTTGCCAGGTTGGGAACCGGATAGATTAAAGGAATTAGACGAAGTTCTTGAAAAATACAAATCAGTAGATGAGAAACAATTACTTGAGAATTTTAAATATTTTTTAGAAAAAATAATTCCGGTTTGTGAAGAAGTGGGAATAAAAATGGCAGTTCATCCAGATGACCCTGCATGGCCTATTTTTGGTTTACCTAGAATCGCCCATAGTAAAGAACAATTTGAAAAAATTATGAATTTAGTAGATAGTCCTGCAAATAATATTTGTTTGTGTACAGGTTCATTAGGATCTAATCCGGGCAATAATATACCTGAAATAGTAAGATATTTTGGTAAAAAGAATAAAATAGCCTGTGCCCATGTTAGAAATATTAAATTTTTAGGTTATAGAAAATTTAGAGAATCTGCACATTTTTCACCAGAAGGTGATTTTGATATGTTTGAAATTATGAAAGCTTTCTATGATACGAACTTTGATGGATATATTCGCCCAGACCATGGAAGAATGATTTGGGATGAAGAAGGTAGACCAGGGTATGGATTATATGACAGGGCCTTAGGTTTAGAATACTTAACAGGTCTTTGGGAAGCTATTGAAAAAATGGATAAAATTAACAAAAATAAATAA
- a CDS encoding GntR family transcriptional regulator, whose translation MGEKITMSEKVYMKLHSKIMNLNIKPGKNISIKDICESMNVSRSPARDAIIRLEEEGLVESIPQVGTRITKIDLKTMEDERYLRHCIEYKMYIDFLENDYLKPDLEKYEKIINLQMKAIEENDFISFLEYDNKFHEILFETTNRRFIWKVITDNQAHYGRIRLLSLASMGVEHLEELVEEHKEMVGFMEKRDKDSLIEVLNKHISELVEEKFWLKDNYPDLINMDNESKEKINRLEENSFLDEIIRKQNV comes from the coding sequence ATGGGAGAAAAAATTACTATGAGTGAAAAAGTTTACATGAAACTTCACTCAAAAATAATGAATTTAAATATTAAGCCTGGGAAAAACATAAGTATAAAAGATATTTGCGAGTCAATGAATGTTAGTAGGTCTCCGGCTAGAGATGCAATTATTCGTTTGGAAGAAGAAGGATTAGTAGAGAGTATTCCACAAGTTGGAACTAGAATTACCAAAATAGATTTAAAAACGATGGAAGATGAAAGGTATCTCCGCCATTGTATTGAATACAAAATGTATATAGATTTTTTAGAAAACGATTATCTAAAGCCTGATTTAGAAAAATATGAAAAAATAATAAATTTACAAATGAAAGCAATAGAAGAAAATGATTTTATTTCTTTTTTAGAATATGATAATAAATTTCATGAAATATTATTCGAGACTACAAATAGAAGATTTATATGGAAGGTAATAACGGATAATCAGGCACATTATGGTAGAATTAGACTTTTATCCTTAGCTTCTATGGGTGTGGAACATTTAGAAGAATTAGTGGAAGAACATAAAGAAATGGTTGGATTTATGGAAAAAAGAGATAAGGATTCCTTAATAGAAGTATTAAATAAACACATTTCAGAATTAGTAGAGGAAAAATTTTGGTTAAAGGATAATTATCCGGATTTAATTAATATGGATAATGAAAGTAAAGAGAAAATAAATAGACTGGAAGAAAATAGTTTTTTAGATGAAATAATAAGGAAACAAAATGTTTAA
- the ilvB gene encoding biosynthetic-type acetolactate synthase large subunit: protein MKGSDFLLKCLKAEGVNTVFGYPGGAVIPLFDALYRDGTFKIYRTSHEQGATHAADGFARRSGKTGVCIATSGPGATNTITGIATAYSDSIPLVVITGQVGQQLLGKNSFQEVDTTGITMSITKYNVLVTDPYKIGEAIQMAFNIARSGRPGPVVVDITKDVLEKEIEDYDYKSLGIDRDERHLDYINNIKKACDLIKNAKRPIIYAGGGVIRSNSSELLRKLANNLNIPVMNSIMGMGAFDMTDEKSYGIVGMHGQKITNMMVYKADVILGIGVRFSDRAIGHRRGFSENAKVIHIDVDGTEFNKNIEAEVEILGNFNEILKIMIDELKDVHFKMDFNHEKLPKSEENFLPKRYIEKIEDIFTNEAVVVTDVGQHQMWTMMYWKAKYPNRVITSGGQGTMGFGVGAAIGAKIAKPETPVILITGDGSFRMNHNEVLTLSTYKIPITIFVFNNNTLGMVRQWQGIFENERYSETDIYDALDFKYLAKAYGVNYAGKVANEEELEKALCNCDLKNGINIVECMIDHDDWAYPMVAAGSSINNIIERN from the coding sequence ATGAAGGGATCAGATTTTTTATTAAAATGCTTAAAGGCCGAAGGTGTAAATACGGTGTTTGGATATCCTGGAGGAGCTGTTATACCTTTATTTGATGCTTTGTATAGAGATGGTACTTTTAAAATATATAGAACCAGTCACGAACAAGGTGCTACTCATGCAGCAGATGGTTTTGCAAGAAGATCTGGAAAAACAGGAGTTTGTATAGCTACTTCAGGGCCAGGTGCTACAAACACAATTACTGGTATTGCAACAGCCTACTCGGACTCTATTCCTTTAGTGGTAATAACAGGTCAAGTAGGACAACAGCTTCTAGGGAAAAATTCCTTTCAAGAAGTTGATACAACAGGAATTACAATGAGCATTACTAAATACAATGTTCTAGTTACAGATCCTTATAAAATAGGTGAAGCAATACAAATGGCCTTTAATATTGCTAGAAGCGGTAGGCCAGGACCGGTAGTTGTCGATATAACAAAAGATGTTCTTGAAAAAGAAATTGAAGATTATGATTATAAATCTTTAGGAATAGACAGAGATGAAAGACATTTAGACTACATTAATAATATTAAAAAGGCTTGTGACCTAATTAAAAATGCTAAAAGACCAATAATATATGCAGGTGGTGGGGTTATTCGAAGTAACTCATCGGAACTTTTAAGAAAATTAGCCAACAATTTAAATATTCCTGTTATGAATTCAATAATGGGTATGGGAGCATTTGATATGACCGATGAAAAGTCCTATGGAATTGTTGGTATGCATGGTCAGAAAATTACTAATATGATGGTCTATAAGGCAGATGTTATACTGGGAATAGGCGTAAGATTTTCCGATAGAGCAATAGGTCACAGAAGAGGCTTTAGTGAAAATGCAAAAGTAATTCACATTGATGTTGATGGAACGGAATTTAATAAAAATATTGAAGCAGAAGTGGAAATTCTTGGAAATTTTAATGAAATATTAAAAATAATGATAGATGAATTAAAAGATGTACATTTTAAAATGGATTTTAATCATGAAAAGCTACCAAAGTCTGAGGAGAATTTCTTACCAAAAAGATATATAGAAAAAATTGAGGATATTTTTACAAATGAAGCCGTAGTTGTTACAGATGTAGGTCAACATCAGATGTGGACAATGATGTACTGGAAAGCTAAATATCCTAATAGAGTAATTACTTCCGGTGGACAGGGTACTATGGGCTTTGGAGTAGGTGCTGCAATTGGAGCTAAAATTGCAAAACCGGAAACGCCAGTTATATTAATAACTGGAGATGGTTCTTTTAGAATGAATCATAATGAGGTTTTAACCTTAAGCACATATAAAATACCTATTACAATTTTTGTTTTCAATAACAACACCTTAGGAATGGTGCGACAATGGCAGGGGATATTTGAAAATGAAAGATATTCCGAAACCGATATTTACGATGCTTTAGATTTTAAATATTTAGCAAAAGCCTATGGAGTAAACTATGCGGGAAAAGTAGCTAACGAAGAAGAATTGGAAAAAGCTCTTTGTAATTGTGATTTAAAAAATGGAATAAATATAGTTGAATGTATGATAGACCACGATGATTGGGCGTATCCAATGGTGGCTGCAGGTTCAAGTATAAATAATATTATTGAAAGAAATTAA
- the ilvD gene encoding dihydroxy-acid dehydratase produces MNSDNIKKGMERSPHRSLLRALGVDERDMKKPFIGVCNMFNEIVPGHIHLRQITEEVKKGIYMEGGIPFEFPSIAVCDGIVMNHTGMNFSLPSRELIVDTIEVMVKAHKFDGLVIVPNCDKTVPAALIAAAKLNIPTIIVSGGPMLKGKTTKRDVDLISSFEAVGSVANHQMDQEEFEEIERNACPTCGSCSGMFTANSMNCITESLGMALEGNGTIPAVYSARKVLAKRTGQQIMKLVEENIRPRDIMTLEAFENALAMDMALGCSTNTVLHLLAIAEAAKVPLTLNDIDEVSNITPNLCKLSPAGTDYIEDLYASGGIYAVLDQLSRKDGTINKNCKTVSLKTIGELIKDKYIGGVIRTIENPYSPVGGIKVLFGNLAPNGAVVKASGVLPEMMTAKLKARVFDSEEEAYKKILKLEIQPGDAIIIRYEGPKGGPGMREMLSPTSALNGMKLDTSVALITDGRFSGGSRGAAIGHVSPEAAQGGPIGVVQDGDTIIVDIPNGVLKVDLSDEEIENRLSKFTPKTKDVDGYLARYMEYVSSADKGACFINDAYLND; encoded by the coding sequence ATGAATAGTGATAATATAAAGAAGGGTATGGAAAGGTCTCCTCATAGATCTCTTTTGAGAGCTTTAGGGGTTGATGAAAGGGATATGAAAAAGCCTTTTATAGGCGTTTGTAATATGTTTAATGAAATAGTTCCAGGGCATATTCATCTACGTCAAATTACTGAAGAAGTGAAAAAAGGCATCTACATGGAAGGTGGAATACCTTTTGAATTTCCTTCAATTGCAGTTTGTGATGGAATAGTTATGAATCATACTGGTATGAACTTTAGCCTACCTTCTAGAGAATTAATTGTAGATACAATAGAAGTTATGGTAAAAGCTCATAAATTTGATGGTTTAGTTATTGTTCCAAACTGTGACAAAACTGTTCCAGCTGCCTTAATAGCAGCAGCAAAACTTAATATTCCTACAATTATTGTAAGTGGTGGACCAATGTTAAAAGGTAAGACTACTAAAAGAGATGTAGACTTGATTTCAAGTTTTGAAGCTGTAGGTAGTGTAGCAAATCACCAAATGGATCAAGAAGAATTTGAAGAAATAGAAAGAAATGCTTGTCCAACCTGTGGTTCATGTTCTGGAATGTTTACAGCTAATTCAATGAATTGTATAACAGAATCATTAGGTATGGCTTTAGAAGGAAACGGTACTATTCCAGCTGTTTATTCTGCGAGAAAAGTTCTTGCTAAAAGAACAGGTCAACAGATTATGAAATTAGTTGAAGAGAATATTAGACCTAGGGATATTATGACATTGGAGGCCTTTGAAAATGCTTTAGCAATGGATATGGCTTTAGGTTGCTCAACAAATACAGTACTACATCTACTTGCAATAGCTGAAGCTGCAAAAGTACCTTTAACTTTAAACGATATTGATGAAGTAAGTAATATTACTCCAAATCTTTGTAAATTATCGCCGGCAGGTACAGATTATATAGAAGATCTTTATGCTAGTGGTGGTATTTATGCAGTATTGGATCAATTATCCAGAAAAGATGGGACAATAAATAAAAATTGTAAAACCGTATCATTAAAAACCATTGGTGAATTAATTAAAGATAAGTATATAGGTGGAGTAATCAGAACTATAGAAAATCCATATTCACCAGTTGGTGGAATAAAAGTATTATTTGGAAACTTAGCACCTAATGGAGCTGTAGTTAAAGCATCAGGCGTATTACCTGAAATGATGACAGCAAAATTAAAAGCTAGAGTTTTTGATAGTGAAGAAGAAGCTTATAAGAAAATTTTAAAACTTGAAATACAACCGGGTGATGCAATAATTATACGATACGAAGGTCCAAAAGGCGGTCCAGGTATGAGAGAGATGCTATCCCCTACTTCAGCATTAAATGGTATGAAATTAGATACCTCTGTTGCCTTAATAACCGACGGAAGATTCTCCGGAGGTTCCAGAGGAGCTGCTATTGGTCATGTATCACCTGAAGCTGCACAAGGCGGACCAATAGGCGTTGTCCAAGATGGAGATACTATTATAGTGGACATTCCTAATGGAGTTTTAAAAGTAGATTTATCTGATGAGGAAATAGAAAATAGACTTAGTAAATTTACTCCTAAAACTAAAGATGTTGACGGATATTTAGCAAGATATATGGAATATGTTTCTTCAGCCGATAAAGGAGCATGCTTTATAAATGATGCTTATTTAAACGATTAA
- the ilvC gene encoding ketol-acid reductoisomerase, giving the protein MFYEKDGDLGVFEGKKVAILGYGSQGHAHALNLKESGVDVMVGLREGSKSIEKAKENGLTVKSVSDCAKEADVLMILLPDEKQKDVYDNEIAPYLREGQSLAFAHGFNIHYKQIVPPNNIDVFMVAPKGPGHLVRRVYQEGMGVPALIAIFQDYSGKAKDKALAYAKGIGGLRAGVIETTFKEETETDLFGEQAVLCGGVTELIKAGFDTLVEAGYQKEIAYFECLHEMKLIVDLIYEGGFENMRYSISDTAEYGDYVTSKRIITEETRKEMKQVLKEVQDGTFANNWIEENKTGRKYYNQRVEEELAHPIVETGKKLRSMMKFIKK; this is encoded by the coding sequence ATGTTTTATGAGAAAGATGGAGATTTAGGTGTTTTTGAAGGAAAGAAAGTTGCAATTTTAGGATATGGTAGTCAAGGTCATGCTCATGCTTTAAATTTAAAGGAAAGTGGAGTTGACGTAATGGTTGGACTTAGGGAAGGATCTAAGTCAATTGAAAAAGCTAAAGAAAATGGTTTAACTGTTAAATCAGTTTCAGATTGTGCAAAAGAAGCTGATGTATTAATGATTTTACTTCCGGATGAGAAACAAAAGGATGTTTATGATAATGAAATTGCTCCATATTTAAGAGAAGGACAATCTCTAGCATTTGCCCATGGATTTAATATTCATTACAAACAAATTGTTCCTCCTAACAATATAGATGTTTTTATGGTTGCTCCAAAAGGACCAGGACATTTAGTTAGAAGAGTTTACCAAGAAGGTATGGGAGTACCAGCATTAATAGCTATTTTCCAAGATTATTCAGGAAAAGCAAAAGATAAGGCACTTGCTTATGCAAAAGGTATTGGTGGATTAAGAGCAGGTGTTATTGAAACTACCTTTAAAGAGGAAACAGAAACTGACCTATTTGGAGAACAAGCTGTTTTATGTGGTGGGGTAACAGAGCTAATTAAAGCCGGATTCGATACTTTAGTAGAAGCAGGCTATCAAAAAGAAATTGCATATTTCGAATGTCTACATGAAATGAAATTGATTGTTGATTTGATTTATGAAGGCGGATTTGAAAATATGAGATATTCAATTTCAGATACTGCTGAATATGGTGACTATGTAACAAGTAAGAGAATTATAACTGAAGAAACTAGAAAAGAAATGAAACAAGTATTAAAAGAAGTTCAAGATGGAACTTTTGCTAATAATTGGATTGAAGAAAATAAAACAGGAAGAAAATACTATAATCAAAGAGTAGAAGAAGAACTTGCTCATCCAATAGTAGAAACCGGTAAGAAACTAAGATCAATGATGAAATTTATAAAAAAATAA
- a CDS encoding GNAT family N-acetyltransferase, with amino-acid sequence MEIQYIKYGTEEYKESIILRDEVLRIPWGRSIKEDDLTLEDGFDILIGGFINNKLKGVIVLHPLDENEIQIKYLAVSKDSRGLGIGRKLVLETEKYALNNNYKKIFLESRDTAVNFYKELNYIVIDKPFMPEFVPILHIPMIKDI; translated from the coding sequence ATGGAAATACAGTATATAAAATATGGAACAGAAGAATATAAGGAGTCTATTATTTTAAGAGATGAGGTTTTACGTATTCCTTGGGGAAGAAGCATAAAGGAAGATGATTTAACCCTAGAAGACGGTTTTGATATTTTAATTGGTGGATTTATAAATAATAAGTTAAAGGGAGTTATAGTTTTACATCCACTAGATGAAAATGAAATTCAGATTAAATATCTAGCTGTTTCTAAAGATAGTAGAGGATTGGGAATAGGGAGAAAATTAGTTTTAGAAACTGAAAAGTATGCCTTAAACAACAATTACAAAAAAATCTTTTTAGAATCAAGAGATACAGCAGTGAATTTTTATAAAGAACTTAATTATATTGTAATTGATAAGCCATTTATGCCGGAATTTGTTCCTATTCTTCATATTCCAATGATAAAGGATATTTAA
- the radA gene encoding DNA repair protein RadA, whose protein sequence is MKKKKIFRCKECDYETVSWTGKCPSCQAWGTLKEVEIVENKKSGKNNLENKVALKLKDVVIDSSERIITSMEELNRVLGGGIVKDSVSILTARPGAGKSTLFLEMAYDLAEKGVRVLYISGEESESQIKARAIRTMEEIPNEIWIVSTTSMDLAVKNIKEINPDVIFLDSIQTFTLSEFNSRAGSPVQTIECANILVDIAKNKDNPKAVFMIGHMTKNDEMAGLRTLEHLVDTVIYLEGEIDEPLRVLISTKNRFGRTGEIGLFNMTENGIKEIKDIDNHFVTERETSIPGSALSMIKEGSRMMVVEIESLVSKTFLPYPTRIGDSLRKDQLNTLISILEERGGVNLYDKNVIIKTTGGIRLSEQSVNLAIIMSIVSAFYNKGIDNKTVFISEVGLTGELKRVPQIETRIEELSRLGYKRVFIFKTKIDLKKFKDIEVIQCSNLMEVIKNTFK, encoded by the coding sequence ATGAAAAAGAAAAAAATATTTAGATGTAAAGAATGTGATTATGAAACTGTTTCTTGGACTGGGAAGTGTCCCAGTTGTCAAGCTTGGGGAACTTTAAAAGAAGTTGAAATAGTTGAAAATAAAAAGTCGGGGAAAAACAATTTAGAAAATAAAGTAGCTTTAAAACTAAAGGATGTAGTAATAGATAGTAGTGAAAGAATTATTACATCAATGGAAGAATTAAATCGTGTTTTAGGAGGAGGAATTGTGAAAGATTCCGTTTCCATACTAACAGCTAGGCCAGGAGCGGGGAAATCAACATTATTTTTAGAAATGGCCTATGACTTAGCAGAAAAGGGAGTAAGGGTATTATATATTTCAGGAGAGGAATCGGAATCTCAAATAAAAGCAAGGGCAATTAGAACTATGGAAGAAATCCCCAATGAAATTTGGATAGTATCGACTACTTCTATGGACCTTGCTGTAAAAAATATAAAGGAGATTAATCCTGATGTAATATTTTTAGATAGTATTCAAACATTTACTTTAAGCGAATTTAATTCAAGAGCTGGCTCTCCGGTACAGACTATTGAATGTGCCAATATACTGGTAGATATAGCAAAAAACAAGGATAATCCTAAAGCTGTTTTTATGATAGGCCATATGACAAAAAATGATGAAATGGCAGGCCTAAGGACTTTGGAACATTTAGTGGATACGGTTATTTATTTAGAAGGTGAGATAGATGAGCCACTTCGAGTATTGATATCCACTAAAAACAGATTTGGACGAACAGGTGAAATAGGTTTATTTAATATGACAGAAAATGGCATAAAGGAAATTAAGGATATAGATAACCATTTTGTAACGGAAAGGGAAACTTCAATACCAGGTTCAGCCTTATCCATGATAAAAGAGGGCTCCAGAATGATGGTCGTAGAAATTGAAAGTCTTGTTTCAAAAACCTTCTTACCTTATCCTACAAGAATTGGCGATAGCTTAAGAAAGGATCAATTAAATACCTTAATATCCATTCTTGAAGAAAGAGGCGGAGTTAATTTATATGATAAAAATGTCATAATAAAAACAACCGGTGGTATTAGACTTTCAGAACAATCTGTAAACTTAGCTATAATCATGAGTATTGTTTCAGCTTTTTATAACAAGGGCATAGATAATAAAACAGTATTTATATCGGAAGTTGGACTTACAGGGGAATTGAAAAGAGTACCACAAATAGAAACAAGAATAGAGGAACTAAGTAGGTTGGGATATAAACGAGTGTTTATTTTTAAGACTAAAATAGATTTGAAAAAATTTAAGGATATTGAAGTCATACAATGTAGTAATTTAATGGAAGTTATTAAAAATACATTTAAATAG
- a CDS encoding GtrA family protein, which translates to MIIKNIKKYKSIIIYLITGIFTTVVNLTVYSVLVKYGNFNINIANIIAWISAVVFAFFTNKIFVFNSRNFKIPHLLREFALFLGGRLLTGIIEIVGFPILMFFGIDQIIFGIEGLVAKFLIGAIVVILNYFFSKYFVFKNRKVNK; encoded by the coding sequence ATGATTATTAAAAATATAAAGAAGTATAAGTCAATAATTATTTATTTAATAACAGGAATATTTACTACAGTAGTAAATTTAACGGTTTATAGTGTCCTAGTTAAATACGGTAATTTTAATATTAATATTGCAAATATAATTGCTTGGATTTCTGCAGTAGTTTTTGCCTTTTTTACTAATAAAATATTTGTATTTAATAGTAGAAATTTTAAAATTCCTCATCTTTTAAGAGAATTTGCATTGTTTTTAGGTGGAAGATTATTAACGGGTATAATTGAAATTGTAGGCTTTCCAATTTTAATGTTTTTTGGAATAGATCAAATAATCTTTGGAATAGAAGGGTTAGTGGCTAAATTTTTAATTGGTGCAATTGTAGTAATATTAAATTATTTTTTTAGTAAATATTTTGTATTTAAAAATAGAAAAGTTAACAAGTAA